The following are encoded together in the Tripterygium wilfordii isolate XIE 37 chromosome 3, ASM1340144v1, whole genome shotgun sequence genome:
- the LOC119989927 gene encoding ethanolamine-phosphate cytidylyltransferase-like: MGSDAEKMQSWASVVATFLAVAVGVSFVSVYVATNQYGNDVPWGLSRRRKKKPVRVYMDGCFDMMHYGHCNALRQARALGDHLVVGVVSDAEIIANKGPPVTPLHERLIMVRAVKWVDEVVEDAPYAITEDFMKKLFGEYDIDYILHGDDPCVLPDGSDAYALAKKVGRYKQIKRTEGVSSTDIVGRMLLCVRERSIIEKHNHSSLQRQFSHGHGQKFEVGGSGSGTRVSHFLPTSCRIVQFSNGKGPGPDARIVYIDGAFDLFHAGHVEILRVARGLGDFLLVGIHNDQTVSSKRGAHRPIMNLHERSLSVLACRYVDEVIIGAPREVSKDVITTFDISLVVHGTVAEGNDFLEEKDNPYAVPISMGIFRVLESPLDITTSTIIKRIVANHEAYEKRNEKKAASEKKYYEEKTFVSGD; the protein is encoded by the exons ATGGGTTCTGATGCAGAGAAGATGCAGAGCTGGGCGAGTGTGGTGGCCACCTTCCTGGCCGTGGCTGTAGGTGTTTCGTTCGTCAGCGTATATGTAGCAACAAATCAATACGGTAATGACGTGCCCTGGGGTTTGTCTCGGCGGAGGAAGAAGAAGCCCGTGCGTGTCTACATGGACGGCTGCTTCGACATGATGCATTACGGCCACTGCAATGCTCTCCGGCAAGCACGTGCTCTCGGCGACCATTTGGTGGTAGGCGTTGTCAGCGACGCTGAAATCATCGCCAACAAGGGGCCCCCGGTTACCCCTCTCCACGAGAGATTGATCATGGTTCGTGCTGTCAAGTGGGTGGACGAGGTCGTTGAGGATGCACCTTATGCCATTACCGAAGATTTCATGAAGAAATTGTTCGGCGAATACGACATCGATTACATCCTTCACGGGGACGATCCTTGTGTTCTCCCGGATGGAAGTGACGCTTATGCCCTTGCCAAGAAGGTTGGTCGCTACAAGCAGATTAAGCGCACTGAAGGAGTATCTAGCACCGACATCGTCG GTCGTATGCTTctatgtgtgagagagagatcgATTATTGAGAAACACAATCATTCTTCCCTGCAAAGACAGTTCAGCCACGGTCACGGCCAGAAATTTGAAGTTGGTGGATCTGGTAGTGGAACTCGTGTTTCCCATTTTCTTCCAACATCCTGCAGAATTGTTCAATTTTCCAATGGAAAG GGCCCAGGACCAGATGCGCGCATTGTCTATATAGATGGTGCATTTGATCTTTTCCATGCTGGACATGTTGAG ATTCTTAGAGTTGCTCGAGGGCTGGGAGATTTTCTTCTTGTTGGGATACACAATGATCAGACTGTCAG CTCTAAACGTGGAGCACACCGCCCCATAATGAATCTGCACGAAAGAAGCTTGAGTGTTTTGGCTTGTCGCTATGTAGATGAGGTGATAATTGGTGCTCCACGGGAAGTGTCTAAAGACGTG ATCACAACATTTGACATCTCCCTTGTTGTTCATGGAACCGTAGCAGAGGGCAATGACTTTCTGGAG GaaaaagataatccatatgctgTTCCAATTAGTATGGGTATCTTTAGAGTTCTGGAGAGCCCTTTGGATATTACAACTTCCACCATAATTAAGAGGATTGTCGCAAATCACGAGGCATACGAG AAACGTAATGAGAAGAAGGCGGCCAGTGAGAAAAAGTATTATGAAGAGAAAACTTTCGTGTCTGGTGATTGA
- the LOC119989917 gene encoding probable serine/threonine-protein kinase PBL8, whose amino-acid sequence MGNCGTREESAVVSNAQVQQLNMLPSFPAKAGNPLSDKKHSRSVSDLSDPSTPRKFEDASKNALLYTHVIAFTLFELETITKSFRSDYILGEGGFGTVYKGYIDENVRVGLKSLPVAVKVLNKEGLQGHREWLTEVNFLGQLRHPNLVKLIGYCCEDDHRLLVYEFMFRGSLENHLFRKATIPLSWGTRMMIALGAAKGLAFLHNAEMPIIYRDFKTSNILLDSDYTAKLSDFGLAKAGPQGDETHVSTRVMGTYGYAAPEYVMTGHLTARSDVYSFGVVLLELLTGRKSVDKTKPSKEQSLVDWARPKLNDKRKMLQIIDPRLENQYSVRAAQKACSLAYYCLSQNPKARPLMSDVVETLEPLQCSNGEISSSSMASTLTGGRGSYATGGMPNYRMHRRFPNNVGPVANCRSPGPNCSPGGPAACRVR is encoded by the exons ATGGGCAATTGTGGTACTAGAGAGGAATCCGCCGTTGTCTCCAATGCTCAAG TACAACAGCTGAATATGCTACCATCCTTCCCTGCTAAAGCTGGAAATCCGTTGTCGGATAAGAAGCACAGTCGTTCCGTCTCAGATCTGAGCGATCCTTCTACGCCTCGTAAATTCGAGGACGCTAGTAAGAACGCGTTACTTTATACTCATGTTATTGCATTCACTTTGTTCGAGCTGGAGACCATCACCAAGAGCTTCCGCTCTGATTACATTCTCGGCGAAGGTGGATTTGGAACTGTTTACAAAGGCTACATTGACGAGAATGTGAGGGTTGGTCTCAAATCTCTTCCTGTAGCTGTTAAGGTTCTCAACAAGGAGGGCCTTCAGGGGCATCGTGAATGGCTT ACGGAGGTCAACTTTCTTGGCCAGCTTCGCCATCCTAATCTGGTTAAGTTAATTGGATATTGTTGTGAAGATGACCACAGGTTACTTGTTTATGAATTCATGTTCCGCGGAAGCCTTGAGAATCACTTGTTTCGAA AGGCAACCATTCCGTTATCTTGGGGCACAAGAATGATGATTGCACTTGGAGCTGCCAAAGGGCTTGCTTTCCTTCACAATGCTGAAATGCCCATTATATATCGAGACTTCAAAACCTCTAATATATTGTTGGACTCT GATTATACAGCCAAGCTTTCTGATTTTGGGCTAGCAAAAGCTGGACCACAGGGCGATGAGACCCATGTCTCAACTAGAGTTATGGGTACCTATGGCTATGCTGCCCCTGAATATGTAATGACCG GCCACTTAACTGCCAGGAGTGACGTATACAGTTTTGGAGTTGTTCTTCTAGAGCTTTTAACTGGGAGGAAATCTGTTGACAAGACCAAACCAAGTAAGGAGCAGAGCTTGGTGGATTGGGCCCGTCCTAAATTGAATGACAAGAGAAAAATGCTGCAAATAATTGACCCTAGATTGGAGAATCAGTACTCAGTAAGAGCTGCCCAAAAAGCCTGCAGCTTGGCATACTACTGTCTGAGCCAGAATCCTAAAGCAAGGCCTCTGATGAGTGATGTAGTTGAAACTTTGGAACCTCTACAGTGCAGCAATGGGGAAATCTCATCGTCATCAATGGCCTCAACTTTAACAGGTGGCAGAGGTTCTTATGCAACAGGGGGAATGCCTAATTATCGAATGCATAGGAGGTTTCCCAACAACGTTGGTCCTGTTGCTAATTGTCGGTCTCCTGGTCCAAATTGCTCCCCTGGTGGTCCTGCTGCATGCAGGGTTAGATGA
- the LOC119989935 gene encoding uncharacterized protein LOC119989935 yields the protein MDNSSIDHVLKLLLSLVLLIAPGQIRAVEFQPIGPVEYRVIEAKADGTQQRRRLAPYQLCLVCKCCAGIGVATTCATMPCCFGIDCELPNKPYGVCAFVPKSCNCTSCAV from the exons ATGGATAATTCTTCAATTGACCATGTCCTGAAGTTACTATTATCACTAGTCCTCCTTATTGCTCCAG GTCAAATTCGTGCAGTTGAATTCCAGCCTATAGGTCCAGTGGAGTACAGAGTAATTGAGGCCAAAGCTGATGGAACTCAACAGCGACGACGACTGGCGCCTTATCAGCTCTGCTTGGTGTGCAAGTGCTGCGCTGGTATTGGCGTCGCCACCACCTGTGCCACCATGCCTTGCTGCTTTGGCATCGACTGTGAGCTTCCCAACAAGCCTTATGGGGTTTGTGCTTTTGTACCCAAATCCTGTAACTGTACAAGTTGTGCCGTCTAA
- the LOC119989478 gene encoding 50S ribosomal protein L17, chloroplastic-like: MSMTTAVVHSCSSSDGWSMASLMSALPSPTVTTKMLSRTQPSVRLPQQRGQGLGLTISLQSDSPLIASYTGLAPLNPLLSIGSFDNNSFEHNFTIIGNGGRIFAMRHGRRVPKLNRPPDQRRALLRGLTTQLLKHGRILTTRARASALRKYVDKMITLAKDGSLHKRRQALGFIYEKQIVHALFAEVPDRYGERNGGYTRIIRTLPRRGDNAPMAYIELV, encoded by the exons ATGTCAATGACAACGGCAGTGGTACATTCTTGTAGCAGCAGTGATGGATGGAGCATGGCATCGCTCATGTCTGCTCTACCATCTCCGACGGTGACTACCAAAATGCTCTCAAGGACTCAGCCTTCCGTTCGACTTCCACAACAGCGCGGCCAAGGACTCGGTCTCACAATTTCCCTCCAATCCGATTCGCCACTTATCGCCTCTTACACTGGCCTCGCTCCCCTCAATCCTCTCCTCTCCATTGGCTCCTTTG ATAACAATAGTTTTGAGCATAACTTCACCATCATTGGTAATGGTGGTCGAATTTTTGCCATGAGACATGGTAGGCGAGTTCCGAAGCTTAATCGACCTCCTGATCAACGAAGAGCACTTCTGCGTGGCCTTACCACCCAGCTCCTTAAACATGGTAGAATATTAACCACTAGAGCAAGGGCAAGTGCCCTGAGGAAGTATGTTGACAAAATGATAACATTGGCTAAGGATGGGTCACTTCACAAGAGGAGACAGGCCCTAGGTTTCATCTATGAAAAGCAGATTGTCCATGCATTATTTGCAGAGGTCCCAGACAGGTATGGAGAAAGAAATGGTGGGTATACAAGAATCATTAGGACACTGCCAAGGCGAGGAGATAATGCACCCATGGCATATATTGAGCttgtgtag